The proteins below come from a single Erythrobacter sp. SG61-1L genomic window:
- the mtgA gene encoding monofunctional biosynthetic peptidoglycan transglycosylase, with product MAVRIMRFLVMAFIWFLVISVGLVLVYRVVPPPVTATMIMDGNGITKDWEPLSRIDRNMVAAVIAAEDGKFCQHNGFDTEAIEKAIQRNAKGGRIRGGSTISQQTAKNVFLWQGGGYFRKGLEAWFTVLIESVWGKRRIMEVYLNVAETGIGTYGVEAGSQRYFNHSAAHLTRTEAARMAAALPLPKERPVVNPTGFTRRYGNTIAARIGTVKRDGFDACVYE from the coding sequence ATGGCCGTTCGGATCATGCGCTTCCTCGTCATGGCTTTCATCTGGTTCCTCGTGATCAGCGTGGGGCTGGTGCTGGTTTATCGCGTGGTCCCGCCGCCGGTGACCGCGACCATGATCATGGATGGCAACGGCATCACCAAGGATTGGGAACCGCTCTCCCGCATTGACCGCAACATGGTGGCCGCCGTGATCGCCGCGGAAGACGGCAAGTTCTGCCAGCATAACGGCTTCGATACGGAAGCGATCGAAAAGGCCATCCAGCGCAACGCCAAGGGCGGCCGCATCAGGGGCGGCTCCACCATCAGCCAGCAGACCGCCAAGAACGTGTTCCTGTGGCAGGGCGGCGGTTATTTCCGCAAAGGGCTGGAAGCCTGGTTCACCGTGCTGATCGAGAGCGTGTGGGGCAAGCGCCGGATCATGGAAGTGTACCTCAACGTCGCGGAAACCGGGATCGGCACTTATGGCGTGGAAGCGGGCAGCCAGCGCTATTTCAACCACTCGGCAGCACATCTGACCCGCACCGAGGCGGCGCGCATGGCAGCGGCCCTGCCCCTGCCGAAAGAACGGCCGGTCGTGAACCCCACCGGCTTCACGCGCCGCTATGGCAATACCATCGCCGCCCGGATCGGCACGGTGAAGCGTGACGGCTTCGATGCCTGCGTGTACGAGTGA
- a CDS encoding DUF559 domain-containing protein, with protein MGRWQPEGLTEGHEVARQTSKRMVVQARQLRKEMSLPEVLLWRELRRSGLRFRRQHPSGPFVLDFYCPSARLAIEVDGIAHDMGNRSVRDEERTAFLKVRGIDVMRVAAVEILNAPATVAEALVMACRERCGQAPPPSLLPQGRSPSP; from the coding sequence ATGGGGAGGTGGCAGCCCGAAGGGCTGACGGAGGGGCATGAAGTGGCGCGACAGACAAGCAAGCGGATGGTCGTCCAAGCCAGACAACTCAGGAAGGAGATGTCGCTGCCAGAGGTGCTGCTGTGGCGCGAATTGCGGCGCTCCGGTTTGCGTTTCAGGCGCCAGCATCCTTCCGGGCCTTTTGTCCTCGACTTCTATTGCCCATCGGCCAGGCTTGCCATCGAGGTGGACGGCATCGCCCATGATATGGGAAACCGTTCTGTGCGTGATGAAGAACGGACCGCATTCCTCAAAGTGCGAGGCATCGATGTGATGCGTGTCGCGGCGGTCGAAATACTCAATGCGCCTGCTACCGTGGCAGAGGCTCTCGTCATGGCCTGCCGCGAGCGCTGCGGCCAAGCCCCTCCACCATCCCTGCTTCCGCAGGGACGGTCCCCCTCCCCATGA
- the rpoH gene encoding RNA polymerase sigma factor RpoH: MSNQKTGKTRALAVPALSGEQSLNRYLAEIKKFPVLTPEQEYMLAKRYQEHEDPEAAAQLVTSHLRLVAKIAMGYRGYGLPLSDLISEGNVGLMQGVKKFEADRGFRLATYAMWWIKASMQEFILRSWSLVKIGTTAAQKKLFFNLRRMKRNLDAYEDADLRPEDVAKIAHDLGVPEQEVINMNRRMMMGGDASLNVSMRNDEEGSGQWQDFLADDTPLQDEQVADAEEAQLRHEMLAEAMDSLNEREKHILTERRLVENPRTLEELSQEYDVSRERIRQIEVRAFEKLQKAMQRIAGERLLAAA; this comes from the coding sequence GTGAGCAATCAGAAGACCGGCAAAACGAGGGCACTTGCCGTTCCCGCCCTGAGCGGGGAACAGAGCCTCAACCGCTATTTAGCCGAGATCAAGAAGTTCCCGGTGCTGACGCCCGAGCAGGAATATATGCTCGCCAAGCGTTATCAGGAACATGAAGATCCGGAAGCAGCCGCACAGCTGGTGACGAGCCATCTGCGTCTCGTGGCGAAGATCGCCATGGGCTATCGCGGATATGGCCTGCCGCTGTCCGACCTCATCAGCGAAGGCAATGTCGGGCTGATGCAGGGCGTCAAGAAGTTCGAAGCCGACCGCGGCTTCCGCCTGGCGACCTATGCGATGTGGTGGATCAAGGCCAGCATGCAGGAATTCATCCTGCGCAGCTGGAGCCTGGTGAAGATCGGCACCACTGCCGCCCAGAAGAAGCTGTTCTTCAACCTGCGCCGCATGAAGCGCAACCTCGACGCTTACGAGGATGCGGATCTGCGCCCGGAAGACGTCGCCAAGATCGCCCATGATCTCGGCGTGCCGGAGCAGGAAGTGATCAACATGAACCGGCGCATGATGATGGGCGGCGATGCCTCGCTCAACGTCTCCATGCGCAATGACGAGGAAGGTTCCGGCCAGTGGCAGGACTTCCTGGCTGACGACACTCCGCTGCAGGACGAGCAGGTGGCCGATGCCGAAGAGGCCCAGTTGCGCCACGAAATGCTGGCGGAAGCCATGGACAGCCTGAACGAGCGCGAGAAGCATATCCTGACCGAGCGACGGCTGGTGGAAAATCCCCGCACGCTGGAAGAGCTCAGCCAGGAATATGACGTGAGCCGCGAACGCATCCGCCAGATCGAGGTGCGCGCCTTCGAGAAGCTCCAGAAGGCCATGCAGCGCATCGCCGGCGAACGGCTGCTGGCGGCTGCGTAA
- a CDS encoding RluA family pseudouridine synthase, with product MGAENIITGVLETGGERLDKALSAASGLSRERVKALIAEGRVSLGGKLAASASAKPAAGTHWSIDVPPAAEAEARPQDIPLTVVYEDEHLIVIDKPAGLVVHPAAGNPDGTLVNALLHHCANKGGGQLSGIGGVARPGIVHRIDKDTSGLLVVAKSDAAHIGLAEQFADHSIERAYLAVVAGHPRPLSGTVNARIGRSDSNRKKMAVLADEASRGKHAITHYKVLKELDNSALVECRLETGRTHQVRVHMASIGHALLGDPVYGRTPATLRPLLKRLGFERQALHAAVLGFEHPVTRKTLRFESDLPADMRELIDETTR from the coding sequence ATGGGGGCCGAGAACATCATCACCGGCGTGCTGGAAACGGGCGGCGAGCGGCTGGACAAGGCGCTGAGCGCGGCCAGCGGGCTTTCGCGCGAGCGGGTGAAGGCCCTGATCGCCGAAGGCCGCGTGAGCCTGGGCGGCAAGCTGGCTGCCAGCGCCTCCGCCAAACCGGCCGCCGGAACCCACTGGTCGATCGACGTTCCCCCCGCTGCCGAGGCCGAAGCGCGGCCGCAGGATATTCCGCTGACCGTCGTCTATGAAGACGAGCATCTGATCGTGATCGACAAGCCCGCCGGGCTGGTCGTCCACCCCGCGGCGGGCAACCCTGACGGTACGCTGGTCAACGCCCTGCTCCATCACTGCGCCAATAAGGGGGGCGGCCAGCTTTCCGGCATTGGCGGCGTCGCCCGGCCGGGAATCGTCCATCGGATCGACAAGGATACGTCGGGCCTGCTGGTGGTGGCCAAGAGCGATGCGGCCCATATCGGACTGGCGGAACAATTCGCCGATCACTCGATCGAACGCGCCTATCTGGCGGTGGTGGCGGGCCATCCCCGCCCCCTGTCCGGCACAGTGAATGCGCGGATCGGCCGTTCCGATTCGAACCGCAAGAAGATGGCCGTGCTGGCTGACGAGGCCAGCCGGGGCAAACATGCCATCACCCACTACAAGGTACTGAAAGAACTGGATAATTCCGCGCTCGTGGAATGCCGGCTGGAAACGGGCCGCACCCATCAGGTGCGCGTTCACATGGCGTCAATCGGCCATGCCCTATTGGGAGACCCTGTCTATGGCCGAACACCTGCGACTCTCCGCCCCCTTCTCAAGCGGCTCGGTTTCGAGCGTCAGGCGCTGCATGCCGCCGTGCTCGGCTTCGAGCATCCGGTGACCAGAAAAACTTTACGGTTCGAAAGCGATTTGCCTGCAGATATGAGGGAACTGATCGACGAAACCACTCGTTGA
- a CDS encoding transcriptional regulator: MNTSLKIKKIGNSAGIILPKEVLAHLNAEVGETLSLVTTPRGIELSGEEPDFEVQMAAAREVMARRKRALRELAK; the protein is encoded by the coding sequence ATGAACACATCGCTCAAGATCAAGAAGATCGGCAACTCGGCCGGGATCATCCTGCCCAAGGAGGTGCTCGCGCACCTCAATGCGGAAGTGGGCGAGACTCTGTCGCTCGTCACAACGCCGCGCGGGATCGAACTGTCAGGGGAAGAACCCGATTTTGAGGTGCAGATGGCTGCCGCGCGCGAAGTGATGGCGCGGCGCAAGCGTGCATTGCGCGAACTGGCCAAATAG
- a CDS encoding type II toxin-antitoxin system death-on-curing family toxin, which produces MRPGWIWIATEVALAAHAEQLAEHGGADGVRDSGALESAMARPQNLVAYGEPDVAALAAAYAFGIARNHPFADGNKRTAAVVSETFLMLNGYALAASDAELVVTILALAAGELSEEELADWFRDHVESV; this is translated from the coding sequence ATGCGACCCGGATGGATTTGGATCGCCACGGAAGTGGCGCTGGCCGCGCATGCAGAGCAACTGGCCGAGCATGGCGGCGCTGATGGAGTGCGCGATTCCGGAGCGCTGGAGAGCGCCATGGCGCGGCCGCAAAATCTCGTCGCCTATGGCGAGCCTGACGTGGCCGCGCTGGCGGCCGCCTATGCCTTCGGCATCGCTCGGAACCACCCTTTCGCTGATGGGAATAAACGGACCGCAGCTGTGGTCAGCGAAACATTCCTGATGCTCAACGGCTACGCTCTTGCCGCAAGCGATGCCGAACTTGTCGTGACAATCCTCGCCCTCGCTGCCGGCGAATTGAGCGAAGAGGAGCTGGCGGACTGGTTTCGGGACCATGTCGAATCCGTCTGA
- a CDS encoding M67 family metallopeptidase, whose protein sequence is MSNPSERSFDARVPLEVAHQALEAIVAEAARAVPEEACGLLLGAGGRITEARAATNVALDKARHFEIDPAALIDAHRAERGGGPELVGYYHSHPSGLPEPSVTDREQAAGDGKVWAIAAQGMVRFWRDDPDGFEPLSYMLAEA, encoded by the coding sequence ATGTCGAATCCGTCTGAGCGCTCGTTTGATGCGAGGGTTCCCCTCGAAGTCGCCCATCAGGCCCTTGAAGCCATTGTGGCAGAGGCCGCCCGCGCCGTGCCGGAGGAGGCTTGCGGCCTTCTGCTGGGCGCCGGTGGCCGCATCACTGAAGCGCGCGCCGCCACCAATGTCGCGCTGGACAAGGCCCGCCATTTCGAGATCGACCCGGCCGCGCTGATCGATGCCCACCGGGCGGAGCGGGGCGGCGGGCCGGAGCTTGTCGGCTATTACCATTCCCACCCATCCGGCCTGCCGGAGCCATCCGTAACGGATCGCGAACAGGCCGCGGGCGACGGCAAGGTCTGGGCGATTGCCGCGCAGGGCATGGTGCGTTTCTGGCGTGACGATCCAGATGGCTTCGAACCGCTTTCCTACATGCTCGCGGAAGCGTAA
- a CDS encoding histidine phosphotransferase family protein — protein sequence MTISPVDLASLLCSRLCHDMLSPVGALSNGLELLAEEKDPEMRARCFELLEQSAKISADKLRFFRLAFGAAGGFGEQVDVGEARQVIAALVGDSGRITLNWAVREPTLPKPAVKLLLNLASIGMDALVRGGTLDIGAEMNGGAAEIAVRAAGPRIAFDESIGRALHGTLPPEGLSSRTAPAHMMHLLATGAGGGVQYARGEDALVLGAVLPHG from the coding sequence ATGACCATTTCTCCCGTCGATCTTGCCAGCCTGCTCTGTTCGCGCCTGTGCCACGACATGCTCAGCCCGGTGGGCGCGCTGTCGAACGGGCTGGAACTGCTGGCCGAAGAGAAAGACCCGGAAATGCGGGCGCGCTGTTTCGAACTGCTGGAGCAGAGCGCGAAGATCAGCGCAGACAAGCTGCGGTTCTTCCGCCTCGCCTTCGGGGCTGCGGGCGGCTTTGGCGAACAGGTGGACGTGGGCGAAGCGCGGCAGGTGATTGCCGCGCTGGTGGGCGATAGCGGCCGCATCACGCTCAACTGGGCCGTGCGGGAGCCGACCCTGCCCAAGCCTGCGGTGAAGCTGCTGCTGAACCTTGCCTCCATCGGCATGGATGCGCTGGTGCGCGGCGGCACGCTGGACATCGGCGCGGAAATGAATGGCGGCGCGGCAGAGATAGCCGTGCGCGCGGCTGGCCCGCGCATCGCCTTCGATGAAAGCATCGGCCGCGCGCTGCACGGCACGCTGCCGCCGGAAGGGCTTTCCAGCCGCACGGCGCCTGCCCATATGATGCATCTGCTGGCCACCGGTGCCGGTGGCGGCGTGCAATATGCGCGGGGCGAGGACGCGCTGGTGCTCGGCGCGGTACTGCCGCACGGATAA
- a CDS encoding N-acetylmuramoyl-L-alanine amidase → MVVLHYTGMRTGAEALERMCDPAAEVSAHYMIEEDGTVFRLVDEEKRAWHAGRSMWRGITDVNSASIGIELVNPGHEWGYRPFTEEQMSALIPLLADIKVRHDIPRANIVGHSDIAPARKDDPGELFDWETLAGLHLVLRTPKVSLGSPFENDGAFMLGLERFGYDISDGRAAVRAFQRRWRPRRIDGEIDGELGAILFALLLDRDRGLTR, encoded by the coding sequence ATGGTGGTGCTCCATTACACAGGCATGCGCACCGGGGCCGAGGCTCTGGAGCGGATGTGCGATCCGGCGGCCGAAGTCAGCGCCCATTACATGATCGAGGAAGACGGCACCGTCTTCCGCCTCGTCGACGAGGAAAAGCGCGCCTGGCACGCCGGGCGCAGCATGTGGCGCGGGATCACCGATGTGAATTCGGCCAGTATCGGGATCGAACTGGTCAATCCCGGCCATGAATGGGGCTATCGTCCCTTCACCGAAGAACAGATGAGCGCGCTGATCCCGCTGCTGGCGGATATCAAGGTGCGGCACGATATTCCGCGCGCCAATATTGTGGGCCATTCCGATATCGCGCCTGCCCGCAAGGACGATCCGGGCGAGTTGTTCGACTGGGAAACGCTGGCCGGGCTGCATCTTGTGCTCAGGACGCCAAAGGTCAGCCTTGGATCGCCTTTCGAGAATGACGGGGCCTTCATGCTGGGGCTGGAACGCTTCGGTTATGACATTTCCGATGGCCGCGCGGCAGTGCGCGCCTTCCAGCGCCGCTGGCGCCCGCGCAGGATCGATGGAGAGATCGATGGAGAATTGGGCGCGATCCTGTTCGCTTTGCTTTTGGATCGTGACCGCGGCTTGACCAGATAG
- a CDS encoding GNAT family N-acetyltransferase codes for MHAQVARSAQPSQPSAGRGSGPIPFARSQDDPALLRAWQRLDGASPLPTQTQAFVAALAVTMLAGTSIEIFTAGGTEGIGALLPLCRAPGSFTPWRMAGAREVFEPIDALYESPAAAGRLAEVLAHQPRPFWFERVPAGSLLLPALKQAMKGRGVISVRPTVPCPTIALDESWQAPEARFNSGRRSDFRRAARKADELGTVAYQILAPSPEEFDALFDEAVAVELRSWKRETGTAIASDRIKEDFFRTYFRAACASGEFRIAFLRIDGQAAAMQMAVVRGGRYWLFKIGFDEAYCKCSPGTLLMLHTLGWAAREGLEAYELMGGVESWIADFWTRDHRDTVQVRAYPFSIAGLGALAAEALGLMRRRLLRGFG; via the coding sequence ATGCACGCGCAAGTGGCCCGTTCGGCACAGCCTTCGCAGCCTTCTGCCGGACGCGGCTCCGGCCCGATCCCCTTTGCCCGATCGCAGGACGATCCCGCCCTGCTGCGCGCATGGCAGAGGCTGGACGGCGCTTCGCCCTTGCCGACGCAGACGCAGGCCTTTGTCGCGGCGCTCGCCGTCACTATGCTGGCGGGCACGTCGATCGAAATATTCACTGCCGGCGGGACCGAGGGCATCGGCGCTCTGCTTCCGCTTTGTCGGGCGCCCGGCAGTTTCACACCCTGGCGCATGGCCGGTGCGCGCGAAGTGTTCGAACCGATCGATGCCTTGTATGAAAGCCCTGCCGCCGCTGGCCGCCTTGCGGAGGTTCTGGCACACCAGCCGCGCCCCTTCTGGTTCGAGCGGGTTCCGGCTGGCTCCCTGCTGCTCCCGGCGCTGAAACAGGCGATGAAGGGCCGGGGCGTGATCTCGGTCCGCCCGACCGTGCCCTGCCCTACCATTGCGCTGGACGAGAGCTGGCAGGCGCCCGAAGCCCGCTTCAATTCCGGCCGCCGGTCCGATTTCCGCCGCGCCGCGCGCAAGGCGGATGAACTGGGCACGGTGGCCTATCAGATACTCGCCCCCTCGCCGGAGGAATTCGACGCCCTGTTCGACGAGGCTGTCGCGGTCGAACTGCGCAGTTGGAAGCGCGAGACAGGCACGGCCATCGCTTCCGACCGGATCAAGGAAGATTTCTTCCGCACCTATTTCCGCGCGGCCTGCGCCAGCGGCGAATTCCGGATCGCCTTCCTGCGTATCGACGGGCAGGCCGCCGCGATGCAGATGGCCGTGGTGCGCGGCGGGCGGTACTGGCTGTTCAAGATCGGCTTTGACGAAGCTTACTGCAAATGCTCGCCCGGCACTCTGCTGATGCTCCACACGCTCGGCTGGGCCGCGCGCGAGGGGCTGGAAGCCTATGAGCTGATGGGCGGCGTGGAATCGTGGATCGCCGATTTCTGGACCCGGGACCATCGCGATACGGTGCAAGTGCGCGCCTATCCTTTCAGTATCGCGGGGCTTGGCGCATTGGCCGCCGAAGCGCTCGGCCTGATGCGCAGGCGGCTGCTGCGGGGCTTTGGATGA
- a CDS encoding PQQ-binding-like beta-propeller repeat protein, whose protein sequence is MTRMGVAGLAAIGAALAITVAAQAGNDTAPAFEPVTDAMIQNPDPKDWLSWRRTLDSLGYSPLARIDRSNVSQLRLVWARPLNDGSQEGTPLVHDGVMYFPAPGDVIEAIDAASGELLWQHRRKMPEDIGKYLPVWDTNRNLAIYGDLIIANGADDYIYALDARTGDQVWETKILDYTHGAKQSSGPIIANGLAITGRSCEPEGGPDACVITAHDAKTGKEVWRTSTIARGSDPNDATWGGLPLEKRMQVGAWMVPSFDPELGLLYMGTSVTTPAPKFLLSGNDHDYLYHNSTLALDVRTGKIVWHYQHIVDHWDLDHTFARMLVDEQVAPDPKEVAWINPKIDRKKTYKVLTGVPGKTGIVYTLDRQTGEFLWARPTIFQNVVQAIDGKTGKVTLNPDAIPDELGKTVLSCPAASGGANYMTGAYSPLTSTLYLPMQNTCANVTAVEPDWSNPGYSIASRQFIAPGAGDNVGVIHAVNAVTGKSEWSWSIRAGMQSLLTTGGGLLFAGDAGGRFSALDQKSGDVLWQINLGSSVTGYPVTFEVGGHQYVAVSTGRWLNDNFTPELKHGAQNTLFVFALPDAGIGAKGPYRAPVNLAGGIYTANDPAQNNGRPPAERTVADGIFGAAEAAQGKALYADHCAACHGADFNPAPGAPPVKGAAFLANWKGRTLGDLYAKVKTMPPGAAGSLSDAEYRAALAFILEANGYKPGEPLPADSGLMQAIGFGG, encoded by the coding sequence ATGACAAGAATGGGCGTGGCCGGACTTGCGGCCATCGGGGCAGCCTTGGCGATCACAGTCGCCGCGCAGGCGGGGAACGACACGGCACCGGCTTTCGAGCCGGTAACCGATGCGATGATCCAGAACCCCGATCCGAAGGACTGGCTGAGCTGGCGCCGCACGCTGGACAGCCTGGGCTACAGCCCGCTTGCCCGGATCGACCGTTCCAATGTCAGCCAGTTGCGCCTCGTCTGGGCGCGGCCGCTCAATGACGGATCGCAGGAAGGCACGCCGCTGGTCCATGATGGCGTGATGTATTTCCCCGCCCCCGGCGACGTGATCGAGGCAATCGATGCCGCATCGGGCGAGCTGCTGTGGCAGCACCGCCGCAAGATGCCGGAAGACATCGGCAAATACCTCCCCGTGTGGGACACGAACCGCAACCTTGCGATCTATGGCGATCTGATCATCGCCAATGGGGCGGACGATTACATCTACGCACTGGATGCCCGCACAGGCGATCAGGTGTGGGAAACGAAGATCCTCGATTACACGCATGGCGCCAAGCAATCTTCCGGCCCGATAATCGCCAATGGTCTGGCCATCACCGGCCGTTCCTGCGAGCCGGAAGGCGGGCCGGATGCCTGCGTGATTACCGCCCATGATGCGAAGACCGGCAAGGAAGTGTGGCGCACCAGCACCATCGCGCGCGGCAGCGATCCCAACGATGCCACCTGGGGCGGGCTGCCGCTGGAAAAGCGGATGCAGGTGGGCGCATGGATGGTGCCCAGCTTCGATCCGGAACTGGGCCTGCTCTATATGGGCACTTCGGTCACCACGCCCGCGCCCAAGTTCCTGCTGTCAGGCAACGATCACGATTACCTCTACCACAATTCCACGCTGGCGCTGGACGTGCGCACCGGCAAGATCGTGTGGCATTACCAGCACATCGTCGATCACTGGGATCTGGATCACACCTTCGCCCGCATGCTGGTGGACGAACAGGTGGCGCCCGATCCGAAGGAAGTCGCCTGGATCAACCCGAAGATCGACCGGAAGAAGACCTACAAGGTGCTGACCGGCGTGCCGGGCAAAACGGGCATCGTCTATACGCTGGACCGGCAGACGGGCGAATTCCTGTGGGCGCGGCCCACGATCTTCCAGAACGTGGTCCAGGCGATTGACGGCAAGACCGGCAAGGTCACGCTGAACCCCGATGCGATCCCCGACGAACTGGGCAAGACGGTGCTGTCCTGCCCGGCGGCATCGGGCGGGGCCAATTACATGACCGGCGCCTACAGCCCGCTGACTTCCACGCTCTATCTGCCGATGCAGAACACCTGCGCCAATGTGACGGCGGTGGAGCCGGACTGGAGCAATCCCGGCTATTCCATTGCCTCGCGCCAGTTCATCGCGCCCGGCGCGGGCGACAATGTCGGCGTGATCCACGCCGTGAACGCCGTGACGGGCAAAAGCGAATGGAGCTGGTCCATCCGGGCAGGCATGCAGTCGCTGCTCACCACGGGCGGCGGGCTGCTGTTCGCGGGCGATGCGGGCGGAAGGTTCAGCGCGCTGGACCAGAAGAGCGGCGATGTGCTGTGGCAGATCAATCTAGGCTCCTCGGTCACCGGCTATCCGGTGACGTTCGAAGTGGGCGGGCACCAATATGTCGCCGTTTCCACCGGCCGCTGGCTGAATGACAATTTCACGCCCGAACTGAAGCATGGCGCGCAGAACACCTTGTTCGTCTTTGCCCTGCCCGATGCCGGGATCGGCGCGAAAGGCCCCTATCGCGCGCCGGTGAATTTGGCGGGCGGTATCTATACGGCCAACGATCCGGCCCAGAACAATGGCCGCCCGCCTGCCGAACGCACAGTGGCGGACGGCATCTTCGGCGCGGCGGAAGCGGCACAGGGCAAGGCGCTTTATGCCGATCACTGCGCGGCCTGCCACGGGGCGGATTTCAACCCCGCCCCCGGCGCGCCGCCGGTGAAGGGCGCCGCCTTCCTCGCCAACTGGAAGGGCCGGACGCTGGGCGATCTTTATGCCAAGGTGAAGACCATGCCGCCGGGCGCGGCCGGATCGCTCTCCGATGCGGAATATCGTGCGGCACTGGCCTTTATTCTCGAAGCGAACGGCTACAAGCCGGGTGAGCCTCTGCCCGCCGATAGCGGGCTGATGCAGGCCATCGGCTTTGGCGGGTAA